A stretch of the Denticeps clupeoides chromosome 6, fDenClu1.1, whole genome shotgun sequence genome encodes the following:
- the mrm1 gene encoding rRNA methyltransferase 1, mitochondrial, with protein MQLWKPSSLLKPVLVKLGRSPNALHHRTRRLLQAGGMTLGRSGPVGPSKPGRIPPELQNLSLEDLHFTRTKEKHDLVFGVAPCLLALTQGRRKVFRLFVKDVIESQRGESVARVCEEAHKRRLPVQRVSRKELDRMTSGRVHQGLCLQASPLAYLMHGGSEKPKGGDLQKRSPLWLVLDGIQDPMNLGAVLRSAYFLGVDRVASSLRNSCPLTPVVSKASSGVMELMGVYGFMNLAEMIKMKAEQGWQVVGTVGFEERNADVPVLQCSDFRMSKPTLLLMGGEGSGLSRELRGLCEVLLTIPPRRDLHPGVESLNVSVATGILLHSLLSSRPRGTSLTGTTVGMM; from the exons ATGCAGCTGTGGAAGCCCTCCAGCCTCCTGAAACCAGTGTTGGTGAAGCTGGGCAGATCTCCCAACGCTCTTCATCACCGCACAAGGCGCCTTCTGCAGGCTGGAGGCATGACATTGGGACGCAGTGGCCCTGTGGGTCCCTCCAAACCTGGACGGATACCTCCTGAACTCCAGAATCTCAGTTTGGAGGACCTGCACTTCACGAGGACGAAAGAGAAGCATGACCTGGTGTTTGGCGTGGCCCCATGCCTCCTTGCCCTCACCCAGGGCAGAAGGAAGGTCTTCCGGCTTTTCGTGAAGGACGTGATTGAGTCTCAACGAGGGGAATCTGTGGCCCGGGTGTGTGAGGAAGCGCACAAACGCCGCCTTCCTGTCCAGAGGGTGAGCAGGAAGGAGCTGGACAGGATGACCAGCGGACGGGTGCATCAGGGGCTCTGCCTTCAGGCCAGTCCTCTGGCGTATCTCATGCATGGCGGCTCGGAAAAGCCCAAGGGGGGAGATCTTCAGAAGCGCTCCCCACTGTGGCTGGTTCTAGATGGAATCCAGGACCCCATGAACCTCGGAGCGGTTCTGCGCTCTGCGTATTTCCTCGGTGTTGACAGGGTGGCCAGCAGTCTTCGCAATAG CTGCCCTCTTACACCAGTCGTGAGTAAGGCCAGCTCCGGCGTGATGGAGCTCATGGGGGTCTATGGCTTTATGAACCTGGCAGAGATGATCAAG ATGAAGGCAGAACAAGGCTGGCAGGTTGTTGGTACTGTGGGCTTCGAAGAGCGGAACGCGGACGTCCCGGTTCTGCAGTGTTCTGATTTCCGCATGTCGAAGCCGACGTTGTTGTTGATGG GCGGAGAAGGTTCTGGTTTGTCCAGAGAACTGCGTGGCCTGTGTGAGGTCCTCCTCACCATCCCACCCCGCCGAGACCTCCATCCTGGCGTGGAATCGCTGAACGTCTCGGTTGCAACAG GCATTCTGTTGCACTCGCTGCTTTCTTCTCGACCTCGGGGAACGTCACTGACTGGAACCACAGTAGGGATGATGTGA